A genomic segment from Spinacia oleracea cultivar Varoflay chromosome 3, BTI_SOV_V1, whole genome shotgun sequence encodes:
- the LOC130470478 gene encoding uncharacterized protein, whose amino-acid sequence MDRLSSEDKGVVDVPAWLSEVYTKDILKTVEAKKKESSKKSDEGASGDVAKEPTSSATKKRPASSMVAPKPKRPFFKKMGTADAATKPSLSKPSAPLAGGEVLLNQASIPPSEHKEVSPQVDTEGDSAARAAADEVAADQAEAAEATTSSKEDKGKGKEADAPSTDNASMPPPASSIVDMFKRMRRAEVASIPPSEGFSSEAKDKILSDVYAAIPEEYVRSLPGIDLGFFGSIQSLVLDLLIRCAESRNYRFDMHNEMLKHKDQIEDHEKYAERTARLINVDADAKIKSETDALKKAEEDAQNYEQKLLEHEERLAVLRKEYSSVSERVTNFSSKVNVLEGQLKAMQGEIEAVHKEAASSFKLGEESILENAQRAWDQSMDGKDFSGFKRRISYQMAVSTTRRLGLDPPEFVSDGEEEDMEEEEVNSLEGQDVQDGSSTAPHP is encoded by the exons ATGGATCGTTTATCCTCCGAGGACAAGGGCGTAGTGGACGTACCCGCTTGGCTGTCCGAGGTATACACTAAGGACATTCTCAAGAccgtggaggccaagaagaagGAATCCTCAAAGAAGTCCGacgagggtgcctctggtgacgtcgccaag GAGCCCACTTCGTCAGCTACGAAGAAGCGTCCTGCATCTTCGATGGTGGCTCCTAAGCCAAAGCGgcccttctttaagaagatgggtACGGCCGATGCTGCAACAAAGCCGTCGCTGTCAAAACCATCTGCTCCTCTGGCTGGGGGAGAGGTTCTCCTTAACCAGGCGTCCATTCCTCCGTCTGAGCATAAGGAAGTCTCTCCCCAGGTGGACACCGAAGGAGATTCCGCTGCCAGAGCGGCTGCTGACGAAGTAGCGGCCGACCAGGCTGAGGCTGCTGAAGCCACCACCTCGTCCAAGGAGGacaagggtaagggcaaggaggCTGACGCTCCTTCTACTGATAACGCCTCCATGCCTCCTCCGGCTTCGTCGATTG TTGATATGTTCAAACGGATGCGGCGTGCTGAGGTGGCGAGCATCCCCCCTTCTGAGggttttagctcagaggcgaaagataagatcctttcggacgtgtatgcggccattcctgaggagtatgtgaggtcacttcccgggattgacttgggattctttgggtccattcagtcCCTAGTACTTGAT CTCTTAATCCGCTGTGCCGAGAGTAGGAACTATCGCTTCGATATGCATAATGAGATGCTCAAGCATAAGGACCAGATTGAGGATCATGAGAAGTATGCTGAGAGGACGGCCAGATTGATCAACGTGGACGCGGATGCGAAGATTAAGTCCGAAACGGACGCTCTGAAGAAGGCTGAGGAGGACGCCCAGAATTACGAACAGAAATtgctggagcatgaggagagGCTGGCCGTGCTGAGAAAGGAGTACTCCTCCGTCTCGGAGCGGGTGACCAATTTCTCATCCAAGGTGAACGTCCTGGAGGGTCAGCTCAAGGCTATGCAGGGTGAGATTGAAGCCGTGCACAAAGAGGCAGCGAGCTCTTTCAAATTAGGCGAAGAGTCCATCTTGGAGAATGCCCAAAGGGCatgggatcagtctatggatGGGAAGGACTTTTCCGGGTTCAAACGTCGCATCTCCTACCAGATGGCCGTTTCGACGACTAGACGCCTAGGCTTAGATCCCCCTGAGTTCGTTAGCGACGGGgaggaggaggacatggaggagGAAGAAGTGAACTCCCTTGAAGGCCAAGACGTCCAGGACGGGAGTTCAACCGCCCCTCATCCTTGA